A region of the Octopus bimaculoides isolate UCB-OBI-ISO-001 chromosome 15, ASM119413v2, whole genome shotgun sequence genome:
aaactttgGTGCCAGTGTAGTATGTGATCTACATACATGTTTCTGGTATACCTTGtgtaataatatagataaaatatcaaatgtttgtttgtgtgattttGTCGATGTTTATCCCTCCTGTGTAAAATATGGCCTTCGgtagatttcattaaaaaaattactgttgctaccaccactactactattgttactacAACTAATTTCACTGCTACTATATTTACCACTGTTATATCacatctgctactactactactactactaaaactactttTTAAATCTTCTGTAGATCCTCAATGGCTGTCCGTGGTATATTTTCACATCTGGTGTCACCACGGGATCGAACTTGGCTCCGTGTTCTCAAGAAAACAACAGGCTCTAACCGGTTTTACACAGAAGACGGGAGACGAGACGGTTACCATGGCGACAAGAGTGCCGAGGATAAAAATGTGGAACCTAAAGCTGATGATTcggcatcaccatcatcgtcattggtAGAACCACCGCCACTGTCAGAAACATCGCCACCGGCATCACAGTATGTCTCTAGCAGGAAACAGAAGCGTCAAGAGAAGATTGGAGAAAAATTCAAGAAGAAAGCGATGCTGCAGAGTGAGAAATATTTCCTTGATTTTGTCAAAgacagcaaaacaacaacaaacaaagagaAGACGGAGCAACATGGCCATAGTCCGTCATTGGAAGGTTCGAATAAGATGGACAGCGCCTTGCAAGAATTCCTGAAGACTAACCCCAATGCGATCTCACACATGCCTGGTGGTGAACCAAACGTGGCCGAACAACCTGAGTTTCCATCCGATAACGAAGAATACAGGAAATGGTACCAGAGCCAGGAACGCTTTGCTGTCCGTCCGTCTATCGACCCCGAGACCACGACCATTCTGTTGTTTCCCGGTCAAGGTAGCCAGTTTGTAGGCATGGGTAAAAAGCTCATCGATGGCCATCAGCGGTGCAGAGAGATGTACGAAATAGCGAGTTCGATACTTGGTTACGATCTGCTTAAACTGTGTCTGGAAGGACCCCAGTCGGAACTCGACCGAACTGTTGTTTGCCAACCAGCAGTGATGGTCACTTCGTTGGCTGCAGTCGAATGGTTGCAGGAAGAAAACCCAAAGGTTTGTAGgcaaaatccatttttttttctttttgtttcctttttttctttcgttagagtcttttatttgtttcagacatttgactgtggccatgctggagcaatacttctccttcactgaattactattttctctcctctcttttcacCATTCACTCCTACTGCTTGATtttggacaaatacacacacacacacacacacacacaNNNNNNNNNNNNNNNNNNNNNNNNNNNNNNNNNNNNNNNNNNNNNNNNNNNNNNNNNNNNNNNNNNNNNNNNNNNNNNNNNNNNNNNNNNNNNNNNNNNNNNNNNNNNNNNNNNNNNNNNNNNNNNNNNNNNNNNNNNNNNNNNNNNNNNNNNNNNNNNNNNNNNNNNNNNNNNNNNNNNNNNNNNNNNNNNNNNNNNNNNNNNNNNNNNNNNNNNNNNNNNNNNNNNNNNNNNNNNNNNNNNNNNNNNNNNNNNNNNNNNNNNNNNNNNNNNNNNNNNNNNNNNNNNNNNNNNNNNNNNNNNNNNNNNNNNNNNNNNNNNNNNNNNNNNNNNNNNNNNNNNNNNNNNNNNNNNNNNNNNNNNNNNNNNNNNNNNNNNNNNNNNNNNNNNNNNNNNNNNNNNNNNNNNNNNNNNNNNNNNNNNNNNNNNNNNNNNNNNNNNNNNNNNNNNNNNNNNNNNNNNNNNNNNNNNNNNNNNNNNNNNNNNNNNNNNNNNNNNNNNNNNNNNNNNNNNNNNNNNNNNNNNNNNNNNNNNNNNNNNNNNNNNNNNNNNNNNNNNNNNNNNNNNNNNNNNNNNNNNNNNNNNNNNNNNNNNNNNNNNNNNNNNNNNNNNNNNNNNNNNNNNNNNNNNNNNNNNNNNNNNNNNNNNNNNNNNNNATTAGGagataataaaagtaaatatatctcTAAATATTTTTCAGGTAATTGAGAAATGTATATCAACCGCTGGATTTAGTGTTGGGGAATTCTCTGCCCTGGTCTTTGCTGGAGTTTTAGATTTTGAAGATGGTAAGACATTTTACGTTTTTATGATGAGAGGAATAAGGCAATAATTGAGCCAACCTAGTGGGCAGGGGTTCAAATCCTGTGAGggatgggttgtttttttttgggggggggttccAGTATTctttttgctgtgtttttttattttatttattaattatttcgatgcaagtatggctgtgagattaagaatcttgctttgcaaccatgtgcttcagtccctctgtgtgtctccttgggcaaatgccttcttctatagcctctggccaaccagtaccttatgaatgaatttggttagtagaaactgtgtagaagcctgttgtgtgtgtgtgtgtgtgtgtgtgtattccctgctgccacttgacaaccaatgtcggtttgtttatgacccgtaactttgcagttcagcaaggagacgaatagaataagaaccagacttaaacacaaaacaaaagggGTCCTGGTGTCAGTTTGGCTAAAACCTTTAATgcgagtgctccagcatggctgcatgtgaatgattgaaacatgtaaaatgtaAATGTTGTGAGCATGGGTGTATGGTTAAaatgtttacttcccaaccagcaggttttaggttcaatcccagtgcatgtCTTCTGTTGTAATCTTGGGgtaaccaatgccttatgaggaaaatttggttgatggaaactgtatggaagcccatcttttatcttctacttgtttcagtcattagattgtgaccatgctggggcactgccttgaggaatttttagtcagatgaatcaactcctgtacttatttcttctttttttaagcctgttatttattctattggtctcttttgccaaaccactaagttacaagggtgTAAagtcaccaacaccggttgtcaaccagTTGTAGAGGATAAACACAGGcagaaagacatgcacacacacacacacgtatatgttttaACTATAACAACACCAtaatctctctctgcctctttcttaCTAGCTGTAAAACTAATCAAAGTCCGTGCTGAAGGCATGCAGGCGGCTTCAGAAGAGACTCCCAGTGGGATGATGTCTGTATTCTGTACACACAGATCCAAGCTGGGCCTTGCCATGCAGGTCGCTAAGGAAGTTTGCAAGCAGAAATACGACCTCCACGGGCCCGTGTGCCAGATTGCTAATTACCTCTATCCAGACTGCAAAGTCATTGCTGGCCATGATATGGTGAgtattcttcttgttgttgttgtagccgtcatcattgtcatcatagcCGTCATCATTGTCCGTGGTAACCCTGTTATGGTCAGTGTTTAATTAAATCTCGTTGGATTGTCATCATTGCCAAAAACAgccaataaagacaaaaaaaaaaaaagacgtttgATTTGATTATCTCTGTGCCAAGCCCTGAAATCTGTGGCCTTAGAGGGTAGGTCTGTGTTgagaaatcatcgtcatcatcatcattgtcatcatagtcCACCTCCATTGTGATCCTCATCGtcataaacatcattatcatcatcgtttaacgtccgctttccatgctagcatgggttggacgatttgactgaggactggtgaaaccggatggctgcaccaggctccaatctgatttggcagagtttctacagctggatacccttcctaacgccaaccactcagagagtgtagtgggtgcttttacatgtcacccgcacaaagctagtcaggcagtactggcaacggccacgctcaaaatggtgtcttttatgtgccacccgcacaagagccagtccaggggcactggcaacgaactcgctcgaaaaTCTCTGTTAAAAACCactgctatagtagaaggcacttgctcaaggtgctgtgcagtgggaccgaacccaagaCCATATAGTTTAGAAataagcttgttaccacacaaaCACAGCTGCTCCTACAATATTTAATGCTTAGCagaatgtaattttatttctgatttattttggAAAACATGGTAGTGATTGAAGAGATTGTAAGTAGCAATGAAAGAGTtttgacaaacaaaacaaattagttagttggatattttaccaattgactaataataaagaagaggagtggaattgaaccagtgtgtgtgttaattatattggtatAATGACTCTCCTTAGacatgacaaaatgaaaaaaaaaaaatttttttttctaattcttcaaaattttcttcTCCATTTAAGGCACTGAGCTTTATTGAAAACAACATGAAGGATTTTGGAATTCGTCGTACGAAGAGACTTCCGGTCAGTGGGGCTTTCCACACCCCTATCATGGAACCGTCTGTGCCATCGTTTGCTGAAGCCCTGAAGAATTTGGAGATCAGAGAACCGCTATTCCCAGTTTATTCCAACGTCAAGGCCAAAATGTACCTGAATTCTCCGAAAGGGATGAAGAAACTTTTGAGAAAACATCTCACATCTGCTGTCAAATGGGAGCAGATCTTGCATGTCCTGTATTCAAGGGACAAGTCGGCAGCAAAATTCCCTCACACGTATGAACTGGGGCCAGGCAAGCAATTAGGGACTCTATTGAGAATGGTGAACTTAAAGGCTTATGGAAATTATCATAGTGTAGACGTTTGATAAGAGTTTTCTCATCCTTTCAGTCTTTCATTTGTTGGACcatggccattctggggcaccactttgaaaggtttttGGTTCGTCATATTGACCCCTTACTAGTTATTTCtgtctggtac
Encoded here:
- the LOC106879014 gene encoding malonyl-CoA-acyl carrier protein transacylase, mitochondrial; translated protein: MAVRGIFSHLVSPRDRTWLRVLKKTTGSNRFYTEDGRRDGYHGDKSAEDKNVEPKADDSASPSSSLVEPPPLSETSPPASQYVSSRKQKRQEKIGEKFKKKAMLQSEKYFLDFVKDSKTTTNKEKTEQHGHSPSLEGSNKMDSALQEFLKTNPNAISHMPGGEPNVAEQPEFPSDNEEYRKWYQSQERFAVRPSIDPETTTILLFPGQGSQFVGMGKKLIDGHQRCREMYEIASSILGYDLLKLCLEGPQSELDRTVVCQPAVMVTSLAAVEWLQEENPKVIEKCISTAGFSVGEFSALVFAGVLDFEDAVKLIKVRAEGMQAASEETPSGMMSVFCTHRSKLGLAMQVAKEVCKQKYDLHGPVCQIANYLYPDCKVIAGHDMALSFIENNMKDFGIRRTKRLPVSGAFHTPIMEPSVPSFAEALKNLEIREPLFPVYSNVKAKMYLNSPKGMKKLLRKHLTSAVKWEQILHVLYSRDKSAAKFPHTYELGPGKQLGTLLRMVNLKAYGNYHSVDV